In the Pedobacter cryoconitis genome, GTACATTTAATGCCGCAACGGTCTCAAACATCAGTTCATCAAGGTTTCCTCCCGAAATATCATTCACCACATGTGCTCCGGCTTCAATACTTTCTCTGGCAACTTTAGCACGGAAAGTATCAATAGATAACTTAGCTTCCGGAAATCTTTTACTGATGGCTGTAATTGCAGGGATCATTCTCTGAAGTTCCTCCTCTGTAGTCACTTCAGCTGCTCCCGGACGGGAAGAATAGGCCCCGATATCAATAAAAGCAGCGCCCTCCTTAAGACAAATTTCTGCTCTTTCCAATGCTGCATCTATAGAGTCCATTCTGCTGTTGCTATAGAAAGAATCGGGAGTTAAATTCAATATGCCCATGACACACGGACGGCTTAAATCAAGGAGTTCACCTTTTAGGTTAAGTGTTATTTTTCGGTTTAAAAATGTATCTTTAGCCATCATTCTGTACAAAAATACAGTATTAAAATAGCTTTAAACTAAGAAGCTGTTTAAATTTATCTGATAAATTTAGACGATTTCTAAGAGCCGTTTAAAATTTATCAGACTCTAAATATTTTAATTGTTTTGGCAACAAATACCTCACAAGAATTCGACTCAGTAATTGCGGTTTGTAAATCGCTTTTTTTAAAGAAAACCAAAGACTATGGAACGGCATGGCGCATTCTGCGTTTGTCTTCTATTACTGATCAGTTGTTCATCAAAGCGCAGCGGATACGGACGCTGGAAGAAAAGAAAGTTTCTAAAGTTGGAGAGGGGATTATTCCTGAATATATCGGTATTATCAATTACTGTGTAATTGCAATGATGCAAAGTGAAATGACAGCGAATGACCCGAATGAACTGGAGCTTGCAAAAGTGGAGGCCCTGTTTGATCAAAAGGTAAAAGAAACCAGAGATTTGATGCTGGCGAAAAATCACGATTATGGTGAAGCCTGGAGAGACATGAGAATCAGTTCACTCACTGACCTTATCCTGATGAAAGTATTCAGAGTGAAACAAATTGAAGATAATCTTGGAGAGACTGTCGCCTCAGAAGGTGTGGTTGCCAACTATCAGGACATGCTGAACTATGCAGTTTTTGCACTGATCAGAATGGATGTGAAATAATATCAATACATAAAAATAGCTGTAAAAAGATGAACAAAGCCGCGCTGAATTTTTCAAGAATATTTGTAGGGATACTTTTTATTTTCTCTGGTCTGATCAAGGCCAACGATCCACTGGGATTCGGATATAAGTTAGAGGAATACTTTGATGTATTTCATATCTCTGTCTTTAGTCCATATGCGACTGGGATAGCGATCTTTCTTTGTGTGCTTGAAATTGTATTGGGTGCCTTATTATTATTTGGTTTCTGGAGTAAGAAAGTGTCCACAGGTCTGCTTGGGATCATCATCTTTTTTACTTTCCTGACCTTTGTATCTGCTGCCTTTAAAGTAGTCACTTCTTGCGGCTGTTTCGGAGATGCTATTCCTTTAACGCCATGGCAATCTTTCTCCAAAGATCTGATCTTATTGGTCCTGATTGTATACCTGTTTATCAACCGCAATAAAATTTTACCGCTCACTACAAATCCCGGCCAGCAAAAGATTGGCCTGATCGCTGTGGTTGCACTTGCTGTAATCTTCAGTATCTACACTTATACCTACCTTCCTGTACTCGACTTTTTACCTTATAAAAAAGGGGCAAGCTTACCAGAGGCGATGAAAATTCCTGCTGGTGCAGAACCGGATCTTTATCTGATCATGTACAAGCTGAAAAACAAAGCAACCGGAGAGACCAAAGAAATGAGTGACAAGGACTATCTGAAAACAGAAATCTGGAAAGATAACAACTGGGAAATTGTTGGCCAGCCGGTACAGAAACTGCTTAAGAAAGGTTATGAAGCTAAAATTAAAGATCTGGTGATCAGCGATGCTTCAGGAACTGATTATACTAAAGAACTGATAGAAAACCCATATTATAATATTTTGATCGTTGCCTATAACCTGAACCATACCGATGAAGATGCTATCGGGAAATTGAATGCAATGACCCTGGATCTGACAGAACAGTTCAATATCCGGACAGTATTGCTGACTTCTAATTCTGCTCAGGATGCTGCGGTATTCAGTAAACAACATAAGTTATTTGCGGAGATATTTTATGCCGATGCTGTACCTTTAAAAAGTATGGTCAGAGCTAATCCTGGTATTGTACTCATGAAAAACGGGGTTGTTATTAATAAATGGAGTTACCAGTCTCTGCCTTCACTGGAAAAATTAAAAGCCACTTATTTCAATAAGTAACTCAGATGTGGTTTTACGCGCTCAGGAAATTCGGCTATGGGCTCGCTGTGATGGCGGGTGTAGTAGTTGTTGTATTTGTTCTGTTCAACATCCTGCCGGGCGATCCGGCAAGGATGACACTGGGACAGCGCGCTGACATACAATCTTTAGAAGCTGTACGTAAAGAATTCGGGTTAGACCGCTCTAAGCCCATGCAATTTATCCTGTTCCTGAATGATCTGTCCCCGGTTGGTTTGCATGAGGATAATAAACAGGCACAGGAAAAGTATCATTATATACGTTTGATTAGTTATTCATCTGGTGTTATTGCCTTGAAATGGCCCTATTTGAGGCGATCTTATCAAACAAAGCGGGAAGTATCAACGATACTATCAGAAACTGTCCCTAACACCTTTGTATTAGCTGCCACAGCCATGTTGTTTGCCACATTACTGGGTGTTTTACTGGGCGTACTCTCAGCGGTATATAAAAATACCTGGATTGATCATTCGGTCAATTCTTTTGCAATCATGGGATTATCAGCGCCCTCTTTTTTTGCGGGTATTATTATCGCCTGGTTTTTCGGTTTTGTACTGGGGCCGTATACTGGCTTGAATATGTCCGGGAGTTTATATAGTTATGATCCATTTAAAGGAGAAGTGCTGACGTTGAAAAACCTGGTATTGCCGGTGCTTACACTTGGTCTTCGCCCGCTGGCAATTATTGTACAGCTGACCAGAACAGCAATGCTTGATATACTGGCGCAAGATTATATCCGCACTGCACGCGCCAAAGGCTTGGGACGCAATGCTATTATTTATAAACATGCTTTAAAGAATGCCATGAATCCTGTAATTACAGCAATTTCAGGCTGGTTTGCATCTTTACTTGCTGGTTCTTTCTTTGTAGAATATATTTTTGGTTATAATGGGTTAGGCAGGGCTACGGTCAGAGCTTTGGAGATGTCCGATTTCCCTGTAGTGATGGGATCGATTCTTTTTATTGCACTGGTATTCGTAGTAATTAATATTTT is a window encoding:
- a CDS encoding ABC transporter permease; the encoded protein is MWFYALRKFGYGLAVMAGVVVVVFVLFNILPGDPARMTLGQRADIQSLEAVRKEFGLDRSKPMQFILFLNDLSPVGLHEDNKQAQEKYHYIRLISYSSGVIALKWPYLRRSYQTKREVSTILSETVPNTFVLAATAMLFATLLGVLLGVLSAVYKNTWIDHSVNSFAIMGLSAPSFFAGIIIAWFFGFVLGPYTGLNMSGSLYSYDPFKGEVLTLKNLVLPVLTLGLRPLAIIVQLTRTAMLDILAQDYIRTARAKGLGRNAIIYKHALKNAMNPVITAISGWFASLLAGSFFVEYIFGYNGLGRATVRALEMSDFPVVMGSILFIALVFVVINIFVDVLYALVDPRVKLNN
- a CDS encoding DUF1599 domain-containing protein, which translates into the protein MATNTSQEFDSVIAVCKSLFLKKTKDYGTAWRILRLSSITDQLFIKAQRIRTLEEKKVSKVGEGIIPEYIGIINYCVIAMMQSEMTANDPNELELAKVEALFDQKVKETRDLMLAKNHDYGEAWRDMRISSLTDLILMKVFRVKQIEDNLGETVASEGVVANYQDMLNYAVFALIRMDVK
- the folP gene encoding dihydropteroate synthase yields the protein MAKDTFLNRKITLNLKGELLDLSRPCVMGILNLTPDSFYSNSRMDSIDAALERAEICLKEGAAFIDIGAYSSRPGAAEVTTEEELQRMIPAITAISKRFPEAKLSIDTFRAKVARESIEAGAHVVNDISGGNLDELMFETVAALNVPYILMHMQGTPQTMQQKPVYKNIGLEVVDYLAEKVNALKALGVKDIILDPGFGFAKNTTHNYQLMNQLQNLDVFGLPVLVGISRKSMVYKLLGTTADEALNGTTVLNTIALQKGAAILRVHDVKAAVECISIVEKMQQS
- a CDS encoding BT_3928 family protein; this encodes MNKAALNFSRIFVGILFIFSGLIKANDPLGFGYKLEEYFDVFHISVFSPYATGIAIFLCVLEIVLGALLLFGFWSKKVSTGLLGIIIFFTFLTFVSAAFKVVTSCGCFGDAIPLTPWQSFSKDLILLVLIVYLFINRNKILPLTTNPGQQKIGLIAVVALAVIFSIYTYTYLPVLDFLPYKKGASLPEAMKIPAGAEPDLYLIMYKLKNKATGETKEMSDKDYLKTEIWKDNNWEIVGQPVQKLLKKGYEAKIKDLVISDASGTDYTKELIENPYYNILIVAYNLNHTDEDAIGKLNAMTLDLTEQFNIRTVLLTSNSAQDAAVFSKQHKLFAEIFYADAVPLKSMVRANPGIVLMKNGVVINKWSYQSLPSLEKLKATYFNK